The following are encoded together in the Salvia hispanica cultivar TCC Black 2014 chromosome 6, UniMelb_Shisp_WGS_1.0, whole genome shotgun sequence genome:
- the LOC125196243 gene encoding cysteine-rich receptor-like protein kinase 26 isoform X1, with product MSYQRLFAALLLMVWLMKADLLASEWGQSSCGSNGNYSSNSAYSSNLNTTLSSLPTNIDNYGFYNASTGQGADTANAIALCRPDTQPDECRDCVKKACADLVDACPVQKEGLFLEVLCTIRYSNDTIYGSLGSLDVYNSWYYVENVTSPKEFKEDLRRLLGDLRRRAAAGTSRMKVAAGNASGPDYQTIYGLVQCSPDLSSEDCTSCLIGAISYLPECCEGSIGASVLLPSCNLRFETTLFFNQTRLHELEFVPPQPSPPPGKKDDSTTQTIAGKKDDSTTQTIVIVVVAIVVLLIVIISAIFFLRKRKKQKPKEIPQLADDISIVESLQYDFSTIKAATNDFADDNKLGQGGFGTVYKGALPNGQEIAVKRLSRYSGQGDIEFKNEVLLLAKLQHRNLVRLLGFSLEGKEKLLVYEFVQNASLDSFIFVKHSDLDWDRRYKIIGGIARGILYLHEDSRLRIIHRDLKASNILLDKEMSPKIADFGMARLLGLDETHGNTSRVVGTYGYMPPEYLKHGQFSIKSDVYSFGVLVLEIISAQKNSNGFRHGDDSVGDLMSFAWDSWKEGRGEDVVDPFLRSDLGSMKEMMRCINIGLLCVQENAADRPTMASVVLMLSSFFVTLNLPSKPAFYASDASLIHNFDSVNSYYSRPSQQSHLSSQNNASITDLHPR from the exons ATGAGTTATCAAAGATTGTTTGCGGCGTTGTTGTTAATGGTGTGGTTGATGAAGGCGGATCTCTTAGCCTCGGAGTGGGGCCAAAGCAGCTGCGGCAGCAACGGCAATTACAGCAGCAACAGCGCATACAGCTCCAACCTCAACAccactctctcttctctccccacAAACATCGACAACTATGGTTTCTACAACGCCTCGACCGGGCAGGGAGCCGACACAGCCAACGCCATCGCCCTGTGCAGACCCGACACTCAACCCGACGAGTGCCGCGACTGCGTCAAGAAAGCCTGCGCCGATCTCGTGGACGCGTGCCCGGTTCAGAAGGAGGGCCTTTTCCTGGAGGTGCTCTGCACGATACGATACTCGAACGATACCATCTACGGGAGCCTGGGGAGTCTCGACGTATACAACTCGTGGTATTATGTGGAGAACGTGACGAGTCCGAAGGAGTTTAAGGAGGATCTGAGGAGGCTGCTCGGTGATCTCCGGAGACGAGCCGCTGCGGGGACTTCTAGGATGAAGGTGGCGGCTGGGAATGCAAGTGGACCAGATTATCAAACGATTTATGGGTTGGTTCAGTGTAGTCCGGATTTGTCATCGGAGGATTGTACAAGCTGTTTGATTGGTGCGATTTCATATTTACCGGAATGCTGTGAGGGGAGTATTGGGGCTTCAGTCCTCCTGCCGAGTTGCAATCTTCGTTTCGAGACCACTCTGTTTTTCAATCAGACTAGACTTCACGAGCTTGAGTTTGTCCCACCACAGCCATCGCCGCCACCAG GAAAGAAAGATGATAGCACAACTCAAACTATTGCAGGAAAGAAAGATGATAGCACAACTCAAACTATTGTGATAGTTGTGGTTGCAATTGTTGTTCTTTTAATTGTGATCATATCAGCTATCTTCTTTCtaagaaagaggaagaaaCAGAAACCAAAGGAAATTCCTCAAC TTGCCGACGATATTAGCATAGTCGAATCCCTGCAGTATGATTTCAGTACAATCAAAGCTGCAACAAATGATTTCGCTGATGATAATAAGTTGGGCCAAGGTGGATTTGGGACTGTTTACAAG GGGGCACTTCCAAATGGTCAAGAAATTGCTGTGAAAAGATTGTCGAGATATTCTGGGCAGGGCGATATAGAATTCAAAAACGAGGTTCTCTTGTTGGCTAAGCTTCAACACAGGAATTTGGTTAGACTGTTAGGTTTCTCCTTAGAAGGAAAGGAGAAGCTGCTAGTATATGAATTTGTTCAAAATGCAAGCTTGGATAGCTTCATATTCG TCAAGCATTCAGATTTGGATTGGGATAGACGTTACAAGATCATAGGAGGTATTGCAAGGGGAATCCTCTACTTGCACGAAGATTCTCGTCTCAGAATCATTCACCGTGATTTAAAAGCCAGTAATATACTTTTAGACAAAGAAATGAGTCCCAAAATTGCCGACTTTGGTATGGCAAGATTATTGGGACTAGATGAAACACACGGGAATACAAGTCGAGTCGTGGGGACATA CGGATATATGCCACCAGAATACCTTAAACACGGCCAATTCTCAATCAAGTCCGATGTCTACAGTTTTGGAGTACTAGTCCTTGAAATCATCAGCgcccaaaaaaatagtaatggTTTTCGACATGGTGATGACAGCGTAGGGGACCTCATGAGCTTT GCATGGGACAGTTGGAAAGAAGGAAGAGGAGAAGATGTGGTGGATCCATTTTTGAGGAGTGATTTGGGGTCGATGAAAGAGATGATGAGATGTATCAATATTGGTTTGTTGTGTGTTCAAGAAAATGCGGCAGATCGGCCAACTATGGCTTCTGTGGTGCTTATGCTGAGTAGCTTTTTCGTAACCTTAAACTTGCCTTCGAAGCCAGCGTTTTACGCTTCGGATGCATCACTTATTCACAACTTCGACTCCGTAAATTCTTACTATTCTCGGCCGTCTCAGCAATCTCACCTTTCCTCGCAAAATAATGCATCCATTACTGACTTACACCCGCGCTGA
- the LOC125196243 gene encoding cysteine-rich receptor-like protein kinase 26 isoform X2 — protein sequence MSYQRLFAALLLMVWLMKADLLASEWGQSSCGSNGNYSSNSAYSSNLNTTLSSLPTNIDNYGFYNASTGQGADTANAIALCRPDTQPDECRDCVKKACADLVDACPVQKEGLFLEVLCTIRYSNDTIYGSLGSLDVYNSWYYVENVTSPKEFKEDLRRLLGDLRRRAAAGTSRMKVAAGNASGPDYQTIYGLVQCSPDLSSEDCTSCLIGAISYLPECCEGSIGASVLLPSCNLRFETTLFFNQTRLHELEFVPPQPSPPPGKKDDSTTQTIAGKKDDSTTQTIVIVVVAIVVLLIVIISAIFFLRKRKKQKPKEIPQLADDISIVESLQYDFSTIKAATNDFADDNKLGQGGFGTVYKGALPNGQEIAVKRLSRYSGQGDIEFKNEVLLLAKLQHRNLVRLLGFSLEGKEKLLVYEFVQNASLDSFIFVKHSDLDWDRRYKIIGGIARGILYLHEDSRLRIIHRDLKASNILLDKEMSPKIADFGMARLLGLDETHGNTSRVVGTYFGVLVLEIISAQKNSNGFRHGDDSVGDLMSFAWDSWKEGRGEDVVDPFLRSDLGSMKEMMRCINIGLLCVQENAADRPTMASVVLMLSSFFVTLNLPSKPAFYASDASLIHNFDSVNSYYSRPSQQSHLSSQNNASITDLHPR from the exons ATGAGTTATCAAAGATTGTTTGCGGCGTTGTTGTTAATGGTGTGGTTGATGAAGGCGGATCTCTTAGCCTCGGAGTGGGGCCAAAGCAGCTGCGGCAGCAACGGCAATTACAGCAGCAACAGCGCATACAGCTCCAACCTCAACAccactctctcttctctccccacAAACATCGACAACTATGGTTTCTACAACGCCTCGACCGGGCAGGGAGCCGACACAGCCAACGCCATCGCCCTGTGCAGACCCGACACTCAACCCGACGAGTGCCGCGACTGCGTCAAGAAAGCCTGCGCCGATCTCGTGGACGCGTGCCCGGTTCAGAAGGAGGGCCTTTTCCTGGAGGTGCTCTGCACGATACGATACTCGAACGATACCATCTACGGGAGCCTGGGGAGTCTCGACGTATACAACTCGTGGTATTATGTGGAGAACGTGACGAGTCCGAAGGAGTTTAAGGAGGATCTGAGGAGGCTGCTCGGTGATCTCCGGAGACGAGCCGCTGCGGGGACTTCTAGGATGAAGGTGGCGGCTGGGAATGCAAGTGGACCAGATTATCAAACGATTTATGGGTTGGTTCAGTGTAGTCCGGATTTGTCATCGGAGGATTGTACAAGCTGTTTGATTGGTGCGATTTCATATTTACCGGAATGCTGTGAGGGGAGTATTGGGGCTTCAGTCCTCCTGCCGAGTTGCAATCTTCGTTTCGAGACCACTCTGTTTTTCAATCAGACTAGACTTCACGAGCTTGAGTTTGTCCCACCACAGCCATCGCCGCCACCAG GAAAGAAAGATGATAGCACAACTCAAACTATTGCAGGAAAGAAAGATGATAGCACAACTCAAACTATTGTGATAGTTGTGGTTGCAATTGTTGTTCTTTTAATTGTGATCATATCAGCTATCTTCTTTCtaagaaagaggaagaaaCAGAAACCAAAGGAAATTCCTCAAC TTGCCGACGATATTAGCATAGTCGAATCCCTGCAGTATGATTTCAGTACAATCAAAGCTGCAACAAATGATTTCGCTGATGATAATAAGTTGGGCCAAGGTGGATTTGGGACTGTTTACAAG GGGGCACTTCCAAATGGTCAAGAAATTGCTGTGAAAAGATTGTCGAGATATTCTGGGCAGGGCGATATAGAATTCAAAAACGAGGTTCTCTTGTTGGCTAAGCTTCAACACAGGAATTTGGTTAGACTGTTAGGTTTCTCCTTAGAAGGAAAGGAGAAGCTGCTAGTATATGAATTTGTTCAAAATGCAAGCTTGGATAGCTTCATATTCG TCAAGCATTCAGATTTGGATTGGGATAGACGTTACAAGATCATAGGAGGTATTGCAAGGGGAATCCTCTACTTGCACGAAGATTCTCGTCTCAGAATCATTCACCGTGATTTAAAAGCCAGTAATATACTTTTAGACAAAGAAATGAGTCCCAAAATTGCCGACTTTGGTATGGCAAGATTATTGGGACTAGATGAAACACACGGGAATACAAGTCGAGTCGTGGGGACATA TTTTGGAGTACTAGTCCTTGAAATCATCAGCgcccaaaaaaatagtaatggTTTTCGACATGGTGATGACAGCGTAGGGGACCTCATGAGCTTT GCATGGGACAGTTGGAAAGAAGGAAGAGGAGAAGATGTGGTGGATCCATTTTTGAGGAGTGATTTGGGGTCGATGAAAGAGATGATGAGATGTATCAATATTGGTTTGTTGTGTGTTCAAGAAAATGCGGCAGATCGGCCAACTATGGCTTCTGTGGTGCTTATGCTGAGTAGCTTTTTCGTAACCTTAAACTTGCCTTCGAAGCCAGCGTTTTACGCTTCGGATGCATCACTTATTCACAACTTCGACTCCGTAAATTCTTACTATTCTCGGCCGTCTCAGCAATCTCACCTTTCCTCGCAAAATAATGCATCCATTACTGACTTACACCCGCGCTGA